Proteins encoded together in one Miscanthus floridulus cultivar M001 chromosome 16, ASM1932011v1, whole genome shotgun sequence window:
- the LOC136511740 gene encoding NADP-dependent malic enzyme, chloroplastic-like has product MAGGGVGDAYGEDRATEEQFITPWAFSVASGYTLLRDPRHNKGLAFSEAERDAHYLRGLLPPALASQELQEKKLMHNLRQYDQPLHRYIAMMDLQERNERLFYKLLIDNVEELLPVVYTPTVGEACQKYGSIYRRPQGLYISLKDKGKILEVLKNWPERSIQVIVVTDGERILGLGDLGCQGMGIPVGKLSLYTALGGVRPSACLPITIDVGTNNETLLNDEFYIGLRQKRATGEEYHELLEEFMTAVKQNYGEKVLTQFEDFANHNAFDLLEKYRESHLVFNDDIQGTASVVLAGLLAALKVVGGTLADHTYLFLGAGEAGTGIAELIALEMSKQTGSPIEECRPKIWLMDSKGLIVASRIDSLQAFKKPWAHEHEPVATLLEAVQSLKPTVLIGTSGKGGTFTQDVVEAMGALNEKPVIFALSNPTSHSECTAEQAYTWTQGRAVFASGSPFPTVELDGKTLVPGQSNNAYIFPGFGLGVVISGAIRVRDDMLLAASEALAEQVTEEHFAKGLIFPPFTNIRAISARIAAKVAAKAYELGLASRLPRPDDLVKYTESCMYTPTYRSYR; this is encoded by the exons ATGGCGGGCGGCGGCGTCGGGGACGCGTACGGCGAGGACCGCGCCACCGAGGAGCAGTTCATCACGCCATGGGCCTTCTCCGTCGCAAG cggCTACACCCTGCTGCGCGACCCGCGGCACAACAAGGGGCTGGCCTTCTCGGAGGCGGAGCGCGACGCGCACTACCTCCGGGGCCTGCTGCCCCCCGCGCTGGCGTCGCAGGAGCTGCAGGAGAAGAAGCTCATGCACAACCTGCGCCAGTACGACCAGCCGCTGCACCGCTACATCGCCATGATGGACCTGCAGGAGCGCAACGAGAGGCTCTTCTACAAGCTCCTCATCGACAACGTCGAGGAGCTGCTCCCCGTCGTCTACACGCCCACCGTCGGCGAGGCGTGCCAGAAGTACGGCAGCATCTACCGACGACCGCAGGGGCTCTACATCAGCCTCAAGGACAA GGGCAAGATCCTGGAGGTGCTCAAGAACTGGCCCGAGAGGAGCATCCAGGTCATCGTCGTCACCGACGGCGAGCGCATCCTCGGCCTAGGGGATCTCGGCTGCCAGGGGATGGGAATTCCTGTTGGCAAGCTCTCTCTCTACACTGCCCTCGGAGGTGTTCGCCCGTCAGCT TGCCTGCCCATCACGATCGATGTCGGCACCAACAACGAGACCTTGCTTAACGACGAGTTCTACATCGGCCTCCGCCAGAAACGTGCCACCGGCGAG GAGTACCATGAACTTCTTGAAGAATTCATGACCGCCGTCAAGCAAAACTACGGCGAGAAGGTCCTCACCCAG TTCGAAGATTTCGCCAACCACAACGCTTTTGACCTGCTGGAGAAGTACAGGGAGAGCCATCTCGTCTTCAACGACGACATCCAG GGAACAGCCTCCGTGGTCCTTGCAGGCCTCTTGGCGGCGCTCAAGGTGGTCGGTGGAACGCTTGCAGACCACACTTACCTGTTCCTCGGTGCCGGCGAG GCCGGGACTGGCATTGCCGAGCTCATTGCTCTCGAGATGTCAAAACAGACTGGGTCTCCGATCGAGGAGTGCCGCCCGAAGATCTGGCTGATGGACTCCAAGGGCCTGATCGTGGCGTCGCGGATAGACTCGCTGCAGGCGTTCAAGAAGCCGTGGGCGCACGAGCACGAGCCCGTGGCGACGCTGCTGGAGGCGGTGCAGTCGCTGAAGCCGACGGTGCTGATCGGCACCTCGGGCAAGGGCGGCACCTTCACCCAGGACGTGGTGGAAGCCATGGGTGCCCTGAACGAGAAGCCCGTGATCTTCGCGCTGTCGAACCCGACGTCGCACTCGGAATGCACGGCGGAGCAGGCCTACACGTGGACGCAGGGCCGCGCGGTGTTCGCGAGCGGCAGCCCGTTCCCGACGGTGGAGCTGGACGGGAAGACGCTGGTGCCGGGCCAGTCCAACAACGCCTACATCTTCCCCGGGTTCGGCCTCGGCGTCGTCATCTCGGGCGCCATCCGCGTCCGCGACGACATGCTGCTGGCCGCCTCCGAGGCGCTGGCGGAGCAGGTCACCGAGGAGCACTTCGCCAAGGGCCTCATCTTCCCGCCTTTCACCAACATCCGCGCCATCTCCGCGCGCATCGCCGCCAAGGTAGCCGCCAAGGCCTATGAGCTCGGCCTCGCCAGCCGCTTGCCACGCCCCGACGACCTCGTCAAGTACACTGAGAGCTGCATGTACACCCCCACCTACCGCAGCTACCGGTAA